CGTCGGTCAGCGGCAGCAGCGTCTGCACCGATCCCTTGCCGAAGCTGCGCTCGCCCATCACCAGCGCGCGGCGCTGATCCTGGAGCGCGCCGGCGACGATCTCGGCGGCCGACGCCGAGCCGGCATTGACCAGCACGATGATCGGCAGGCCGTGGGCGTCGTCGCCGGGCTTGGCATAATAGCGCTCGATATCGTCCTTCTCGCGGCCGCGCTGCGAGACGATCTCGCCATGGTCGAGGAAGGCGTCGGCGGTCTCGATCGCCTGGTCGAGCAGCCCCCCGGGGTCGTCGCGCAGATCGATGATGTAGCCGGTCGGCCGGTGGCCGAGCTGCTTGTCGATGCCGGCGATCGCGGCGCGGGTATCGGCGCCGGTCTGCTTGGAGAAGCTGTTGATGTTGATGATGCCGATATTGCCCTTCACCTGCCACTTCACCGGCTTGATCACGATATTCTCGCGGGTGAGGGTGACGTCGAAGGGCTTGTCGCGGCCGGGGCGCACGATCGTCAGCGTGATCTTGCTGCCCGGTTCGCCGCGCATCTGGTCGACCGCCTCGTCCAGCGTCGTGCCGTAGATCAGCTTGCCGCCGATGCGGGTGATATAGTCGCCGGACTTGATGCCGGCGCGCCAGGCCGGGGTATCCTCGGTCGGCGTCACCACCTTCACCACGCCGTCCTCGGCCTGCACGGTGAGGCCGAGGCCGCCATAATTGCCGTCGGTGGTCAGCTTCATCTGCTGGAAGTCGTGCGCGTCCATATAGGAGCTGTGCGGATCGAGGCTGGCGAGCATCCCGTCGATCGCGCCCT
This genomic window from Sphingomonas abietis contains:
- a CDS encoding S41 family peptidase, with translation MPKSLLRSLALLAAGAAIPTALMTVQTARAAESAPGDSDTYKQLDQFMNVFQKVRADYVDKTNDKDLIKGAIDGMLASLDPHSSYMDAHDFQQMKLTTDGNYGGLGLTVQAEDGVVKVVTPTEDTPAWRAGIKSGDYITRIGGKLIYGTTLDEAVDQMRGEPGSKITLTIVRPGRDKPFDVTLTRENIVIKPVKWQVKGNIGIININSFSKQTGADTRAAIAGIDKQLGHRPTGYIIDLRDDPGGLLDQAIETADAFLDHGEIVSQRGREKDDIERYYAKPGDDAHGLPIIVLVNAGSASAAEIVAGALQDQRRALVMGERSFGKGSVQTLLPLTDDTALRLTTARYFTPSGRSVQEGGIQPDIAVPQLSDPDYKDRPKFREDDLRRHLINEAKVDDSVLETDAKTDPRFAATADALKKQGVNDYQLSYALQTLARLAPAAPGTKVADILPPTGAEIPTAN